A window from Theobroma cacao cultivar B97-61/B2 chromosome 3, Criollo_cocoa_genome_V2, whole genome shotgun sequence encodes these proteins:
- the LOC18606960 gene encoding ubiquinol oxidase 2, mitochondrial, with protein sequence MMMSRGGTRLASSMLAFVGPRYFSTASARTLSNEGMSGWIRAPAVGVRCRSTLALGDKEQEEKQAVDGGPAKDEKGIVSYWGLEPTKVTKEDGSPWKWTCFRPWEAYKADLSIDLKKHHAPVTVMDKMAYWTVKALRWPTDLFFQRRYGCRAMMLETVAAVPGMVGGMLLHCKSLRGFEHSGGWIKALLEEAENERMHLMTFMEVAKPRWYDRALVFAVQGVFFNAYFLGYIISPKFAHRMVGYLEEEAIHSYTEFLKELDNGNIENVPAPAIAIDYWRLAPDSTLRDVVMVVRADEAHHRDVNHFASDIHYQGRQLREAPAPLGYH encoded by the exons ATGATGATGAGTCGTGGAGGCACCAGGTTAGCCAGCTCCATGTTGGCATTCGTCGGTCCACGCTACTTCTCCACTGCATCAGCACGGACCCTTTCAAACGAGGGCATGAGTGGCTGGATAAGGGCACCCGCTGTTGGCGTGCGGTGCAGGAGCACTTTGGCCCTTGGTGACAAAGAACAGGAGGAGAAACAAGCAGTGGACGGTGGCCCCGCCAAGGATGAGAAAGGAATCGTCAGTTATTGGGGCTTGGAGCCAACCAAGGTTACCAAAGAGGATGGCTCCCCATGGAAGTGGACCTGCTTTAGG CCATGGGAGGCATACAAGGCAGACTTGTCAATAGATCTGAAGAAGCATCATGCGCCAGTGACTGTGATGGATAAAATGGCTTATTGGACTGTCAAAGCTCTTAGATGGCCCACAGATTTGTTCTTTCAG CGGAGATATGGTTGCCGAGCAATGATGCTAGAAACTGTGGCAGCAGTGCCTGGGATGGTGGGAGGAATGCTGCTGCACTGCAAGTCGTTGAGGGGATTTGAACACAGTGGAGGATGGATCAAAGCACTGTTGGAAGAGGCTGAGAATGAGCGTATGCACCTGATGACCTTTATGGAGGTGGCCAAGCCTAGATGGTATGACCGCGCCCTTGTATTTGCCGTCCAAGGTGTTTTCTTCAATGCTTACTTCTTGGGCTATATTATTTCACCCAAATTTGCCCACCGGATGGTGGGCTACCTTGAGGAGGAAGCAATACACTCTTACACTGAGTTTCTCAAGGAGTTGGACAATGGTAACATAGAAAATGTCCCTGCTCCAGCCATTGCTATTGATTATTGGCGCTTGGCCCCTGACTCCACTCTGCGAGATGTTGTTATGGTTGTGAGGGCAGATGAGGCACATCACCGTGATGTTAACCACTTTGCATCT GATATACATTATCAGGGACGCCAGCTGAGGGAAGCTCCCGCTCCGCTCGGTTATCACTGA